The following proteins are encoded in a genomic region of Pseudodesulfovibrio mercurii:
- the hemW gene encoding radical SAM family heme chaperone HemW, translated as MGKIYGEYVPARPAFPDAGSAPARMADDGKGLLLYIHVPFCRSRCHYCSFHSQSFDPTTFAWYLSLLLREIELWGRRLQRPRLRTVYFGGGTPSLIPLAGLDRIMAALRKAFVLNPGAETTIEANPDSAHDVSYFRGLLSLGFNRLSLGMQSLKDADLQVMGRPHSVAMAYQAFDQARRAGFGNIGVDLIWGLPGQRLKVWLDQLRIVSEMRPEHISAYNLTLEEGTVMARRCGEGGDLALPLDQEQGRMFVYGAEYLESVGYLHYEVSNFARMGFTSVHNSGYWDGSDYLGLGPSAVSTLGRRRFTVPRYMDEYDAYVRGELVGNDYEELTDDILLEEMVMLSLRTSRGLDLKEYRRRTGLDLVKRKEQLISALHRENLVRISGGRLRLTKNGMLVSNVIIERLAFGD; from the coding sequence ATGGGCAAAATCTACGGCGAATACGTGCCCGCGCGCCCGGCCTTTCCCGACGCCGGGTCCGCCCCGGCGCGCATGGCGGACGACGGCAAGGGGCTGCTCCTTTACATCCACGTGCCCTTCTGCCGCTCGCGCTGCCACTACTGCTCCTTCCACTCCCAGTCCTTCGACCCGACGACCTTCGCCTGGTACCTGTCCCTGCTGCTCAGGGAGATCGAGTTGTGGGGGCGGCGGCTCCAGCGGCCCAGGCTGCGCACGGTCTATTTCGGCGGCGGCACCCCGTCCCTGATCCCCCTGGCCGGGCTGGACCGGATCATGGCCGCCCTGCGCAAGGCCTTTGTCCTCAATCCGGGCGCTGAGACGACCATCGAGGCCAACCCGGACTCGGCCCACGACGTGAGCTATTTCCGGGGGCTCCTGTCCCTGGGCTTCAACCGCCTGTCGCTCGGCATGCAGAGCCTCAAGGACGCGGACTTGCAGGTCATGGGCCGCCCGCACTCCGTGGCCATGGCCTACCAGGCCTTCGACCAGGCGCGGCGGGCCGGGTTCGGCAACATCGGGGTGGACCTCATCTGGGGGCTGCCCGGCCAGCGGCTCAAGGTCTGGCTGGACCAGCTGCGCATCGTCTCGGAGATGCGGCCCGAGCACATCTCGGCCTACAACCTGACCCTGGAGGAGGGCACGGTCATGGCCCGGCGCTGCGGGGAGGGCGGAGACCTGGCCCTGCCGCTGGACCAGGAGCAGGGGCGCATGTTCGTGTACGGGGCCGAATACCTGGAGTCCGTGGGCTACCTGCACTACGAGGTCTCCAACTTCGCGCGCATGGGCTTCACCTCGGTGCACAATTCCGGGTACTGGGACGGGTCCGACTACCTGGGGCTCGGGCCGTCGGCCGTGTCCACCCTGGGGCGCAGGCGGTTCACGGTGCCGCGCTACATGGACGAGTACGACGCCTATGTGCGCGGCGAGCTGGTCGGCAACGACTACGAGGAACTGACCGACGACATCCTGCTGGAGGAGATGGTCATGCTCTCCCTGCGAACGTCCAGGGGGCTGGACCTGAAGGAGTACCGCAGGCGTACGGGCCTCGACCTGGTCAAGCGCAAGGAGCAGCTCATCAGCGCCCTGCACCGCGAAAACCTGGTGCGCATCTCGGGCGGTCGGCTGCGGCTGACCAAGAACGGCATGCTCGTGTCCAACGTGATCATCGAACGGCTGGCCTTCGGCGACTAG
- the chrA gene encoding chromate efflux transporter: MQRPALIRIFLVFLRLGLTAFGGPAMVPFIRARTVEREGWLDEPTFSLGMSLTQLLPGATAMQVAAYVGLRARGGAGALAAYVGFGLPALLLMLGLTVLYFSARDVAAVTAAFTGLQLVITALILDAAVNFARRYLDSLADKLLACLAGVWLGLRGNPILAMAVVCVLAVFLVRDGQCGLPEPREGTGRGPLRFAGLLLASLLALLAVLWLVAPELFRLGLLMVKIDCFAFGGGYVSVPLMLHEVVEVRGWLTEPMFMDGIALGQVTPGPIVMTGAFVGYAVSGLAGALVAAVTVFSPSLIVLCAATPFADRLVRSPVARRVLKGSLISLVGLMAAVAVRFALSIHWTPGQALLALAAFAALRLKVDILWVVLAGAGLGAVLF, from the coding sequence ATGCAGCGCCCCGCCTTGATCCGCATCTTTCTGGTCTTCCTGCGCCTCGGGCTGACCGCCTTCGGCGGCCCGGCCATGGTCCCGTTCATCCGGGCCAGGACCGTGGAGCGCGAAGGCTGGCTGGACGAGCCGACCTTCTCCCTGGGCATGTCCCTGACCCAGCTCCTGCCCGGCGCCACGGCCATGCAGGTGGCCGCCTACGTGGGGCTGCGGGCGCGCGGCGGGGCCGGGGCCCTGGCCGCCTACGTGGGCTTCGGCCTGCCCGCCCTGCTGCTCATGCTCGGCCTGACCGTGCTCTATTTCTCGGCCCGCGACGTGGCCGCCGTGACCGCGGCCTTCACCGGCCTGCAACTGGTCATCACCGCCCTGATCCTGGACGCCGCCGTGAACTTCGCCCGGCGCTACCTGGACAGCCTGGCCGACAAGCTCCTGGCCTGCCTGGCGGGCGTCTGGCTCGGCCTCAGGGGCAACCCCATCCTGGCCATGGCCGTGGTCTGCGTCCTGGCCGTGTTCCTGGTCCGCGACGGGCAGTGCGGGCTGCCCGAGCCCCGCGAAGGGACCGGACGCGGTCCTCTGCGCTTCGCCGGGCTGCTCCTGGCCTCGCTCCTCGCCCTGCTGGCCGTCCTCTGGCTGGTCGCCCCCGAGCTGTTCCGGTTGGGGCTGCTCATGGTCAAGATCGACTGCTTCGCCTTCGGCGGCGGGTACGTGTCCGTGCCGCTCATGCTCCACGAGGTGGTCGAGGTGCGCGGCTGGCTGACCGAGCCCATGTTCATGGACGGCATCGCCCTGGGCCAGGTCACGCCCGGCCCCATCGTCATGACCGGGGCCTTCGTGGGCTACGCCGTGTCCGGCCTGGCCGGGGCCCTGGTGGCCGCCGTGACCGTGTTCTCGCCCTCGCTCATCGTCCTGTGCGCGGCCACGCCCTTCGCCGACCGGCTGGTCCGCTCGCCCGTGGCCCGGCGGGTGCTCAAGGGCAGCCTCATCTCCCTGGTGGGGCTGATGGCCGCCGTGGCCGTGCGCTTCGCCCTGTCCATCCACTGGACGCCGGGGCAGGCCCTCCTCGCCCTGGCCGCCTTCGCCGCCCTGCGCCTGAAGGTGGACATCCTCTGGGTGGTCCTGGCCGGGGCCGGACTCGGGGCCGTGTTGTTCTAG
- a CDS encoding methyl-accepting chemotaxis protein, whose translation MIDPRNVPFRFKLILGVVVMVTLTALILAGGILLMLDNALGGLDLDPAVLAGVERRVLLVAALIVAAGVAGALLGSFILVRILIRPLRQLSAYTLEVAAGNYGAAIDYQARDAIGETIDAVRNMTVELKTRLGMSQGLLTSLTQPCVVVDTDEVITFLNQAELDLLQIDEPPSAFIGMHMAEFVYGDRSRPTLLGECMRQDKIITGQATEGRGRKGRPYHLLVDISPIKDLDGNMIGAFTILTETTEIKRSETEALHQHELISEAAREAESIARELDEASDTLARTVDEASRGSDVQRDRAGETATAMEQMNATVLEVARNAGDASNNADDMRDLAEEGAGLVHQVVEAIRGVGVRSEVLKESMTRLDKQTEDIGAIMQVIDDIADQTNLLALNAAIEAARAGEAGRGFAVVADEVRKLAEKTMTATREVDQAIESIRTGTRENVAATEDAVAAIRESTDLAGRAGQSIENIRQSVILTADQVRSIATAAEEQSATSEQVTRATEEITTISGETAQAMAEARTDLNRLSTLAGALKELIGRMQS comes from the coding sequence ATGATCGATCCCAGAAACGTCCCGTTCCGCTTCAAGCTCATCCTCGGCGTGGTGGTCATGGTCACCCTGACCGCCCTGATCCTGGCCGGGGGCATCCTCCTCATGCTGGACAACGCCCTGGGCGGGCTGGACCTGGACCCGGCCGTCCTGGCCGGGGTCGAGCGCCGGGTCCTGCTGGTGGCCGCGCTCATCGTGGCCGCGGGCGTGGCCGGAGCCCTGCTCGGCAGCTTCATCCTGGTGCGCATCCTGATCCGGCCCCTGCGCCAGCTCTCGGCCTATACCCTCGAGGTGGCGGCGGGCAACTACGGCGCGGCCATCGACTACCAGGCCCGCGACGCCATCGGCGAGACCATCGACGCGGTCCGGAACATGACCGTGGAGCTCAAGACCCGGCTGGGCATGTCCCAGGGGCTGCTGACCAGCCTGACCCAGCCGTGCGTGGTCGTGGACACCGACGAGGTCATCACCTTCCTGAACCAGGCCGAACTGGACCTGCTCCAGATCGACGAGCCGCCGTCCGCATTCATCGGCATGCACATGGCCGAGTTCGTCTACGGCGACCGCTCCCGGCCGACCCTACTCGGCGAGTGCATGCGCCAGGACAAGATCATCACGGGCCAGGCCACCGAGGGCCGGGGCCGCAAGGGCCGCCCCTACCACCTGCTGGTGGACATCTCGCCCATCAAGGACCTGGACGGCAACATGATCGGGGCCTTCACCATCCTGACCGAGACCACGGAGATCAAGCGCAGCGAGACCGAGGCCCTGCACCAGCACGAGCTCATCAGTGAGGCCGCCCGCGAGGCCGAATCCATCGCCCGCGAGCTGGACGAGGCGTCCGACACCCTGGCGCGCACGGTGGACGAGGCCAGCCGAGGCTCGGACGTCCAGCGCGACCGGGCCGGGGAAACGGCCACGGCCATGGAACAGATGAACGCCACGGTGCTCGAGGTGGCCCGGAACGCCGGGGACGCCTCGAACAACGCGGACGACATGCGCGACCTGGCCGAGGAGGGGGCCGGGCTGGTCCACCAGGTGGTCGAGGCCATCCGGGGCGTGGGCGTCCGGTCCGAGGTCCTCAAGGAGTCCATGACCCGGCTGGACAAGCAGACCGAGGACATCGGCGCGATCATGCAGGTCATCGACGACATCGCGGACCAGACCAACCTGCTGGCCCTCAACGCGGCCATCGAGGCGGCCCGTGCGGGCGAGGCCGGGCGCGGCTTCGCCGTGGTGGCCGACGAGGTCCGCAAGCTGGCCGAAAAGACCATGACCGCCACCCGGGAGGTGGACCAGGCCATCGAGTCCATCCGCACCGGCACCCGCGAGAACGTCGCGGCCACGGAAGACGCCGTGGCCGCCATCCGGGAGTCCACGGACCTGGCGGGCCGGGCCGGGCAGTCCATCGAGAACATCCGGCAATCCGTCATCCTGACCGCGGACCAGGTGCGCTCCATCGCCACGGCCGCCGAGGAGCAGTCGGCCACCAGCGAACAGGTCACCCGGGCCACCGAGGAGATCACCACCATCTCCGGCGAGACCGCCCAGGCCATGGCCGAGGCCCGCACCGACCTGAACCGCCTGTCCACCCTGGCGGGCGCCCTCAAGGAACTCATCGGCCGCATGCAGTCCTGA
- a CDS encoding SIR2 family NAD-dependent protein deacylase, with the protein MSNHALANAAEVLKTARCAMAFTGAGISVESGIPPFRGPGGVWSKYDPDKFEKGYFKRHPEEVWPLLKEIFFDMLGRARPNPAHLALAELEAAGKLAGIVTQNIDSLHQAAGSRVVHEYHGSTRRMRCLSCLTFFDSAAISLKTLPPPCPACGGLLKPDFVFFGEGIPSDVHAAATDLAKQADVCLVIGTGGEVIPAGRIPHVVKQHGGTIIEINLRDTAYTYNTTDYFLEGKAGTRTPELVRAVLG; encoded by the coding sequence ATGTCGAACCACGCCCTTGCAAACGCCGCCGAGGTCCTGAAGACGGCCCGCTGCGCCATGGCCTTCACCGGCGCGGGCATCTCCGTGGAGTCCGGCATCCCGCCCTTCCGGGGGCCGGGCGGCGTGTGGTCGAAGTACGACCCGGACAAGTTCGAGAAGGGGTATTTCAAGCGCCATCCCGAGGAGGTCTGGCCCCTGCTCAAGGAGATATTCTTCGACATGCTCGGCCGGGCCCGGCCCAATCCGGCCCACCTGGCCCTGGCCGAACTGGAGGCCGCCGGGAAGCTCGCGGGCATCGTCACCCAGAACATCGATTCCCTGCACCAGGCCGCCGGGAGCCGGGTGGTCCACGAGTATCACGGCTCCACCCGGCGCATGCGCTGCCTGTCCTGCCTGACCTTCTTCGACTCCGCCGCCATCTCCCTTAAGACCCTGCCCCCGCCCTGCCCGGCCTGCGGCGGCCTGCTCAAGCCGGACTTCGTCTTCTTCGGCGAGGGCATCCCGAGCGACGTGCACGCGGCGGCCACGGACCTGGCCAAGCAGGCGGACGTCTGCCTGGTCATCGGCACGGGCGGCGAGGTCATCCCGGCCGGGCGCATCCCCCACGTGGTCAAGCAGCACGGCGGCACGATCATCGAGATCAACCTGCGGGACACCGCCTACACCTACAACACCACCGACTACTTCCTCGAAGGCAAGGCCGGCACGCGCACCCCGGAGCTGGTCCGGGCCGTGCTGGGCTGA
- a CDS encoding ammonium transporter, whose protein sequence is MNYTDNAFILVCAALVMFMTPGLALFYGGLVRSKNVLATIMQSFIMLGLMSVLWAVIGYTLSFGSDIGGLIGGLDFAFLNGVGMTNAGSPAENLPHLTFMIFQCMFAVITPALITGAFAERMKFGGFMVFSALWLILVYAPMCHWVWGGGWMGQMGALDFAGGAVVHMSSGAAALCCAILIGKRKGHGSTAFIPHNLPMTILGAAILWFGWFGFNAGSALAADGAAANAFVTTHMATAAAALSWIIAEWMHGGKATTLGAASGAVAGLVAITPAAGFVTPMWAIVLGLGAGVLCYGGIMLKNKFGYDDALDVVGIHGLGGTYGALATGLLATVNAEGLIAGNAHQLWVQFVSVVATWAFCFAMTFVIFKAVDATIGMRASDEEQDKGMDIAEHSETGYQW, encoded by the coding sequence ATGAATTACACCGACAACGCCTTTATCCTGGTCTGCGCTGCCCTGGTCATGTTCATGACCCCCGGGCTGGCGCTGTTTTACGGCGGGCTGGTCCGTTCGAAAAACGTTCTCGCAACCATCATGCAGTCCTTCATCATGCTCGGGCTCATGTCCGTGCTCTGGGCCGTGATCGGCTACACCCTGTCCTTTGGTTCGGACATCGGCGGACTCATCGGCGGGCTCGACTTCGCCTTCCTCAACGGCGTGGGCATGACCAACGCGGGGTCCCCGGCCGAGAACCTGCCCCACCTGACCTTCATGATCTTCCAGTGCATGTTCGCGGTCATCACCCCCGCGCTGATCACCGGGGCCTTTGCCGAGCGCATGAAGTTCGGCGGGTTCATGGTCTTTTCCGCCCTGTGGCTGATCCTGGTCTACGCCCCCATGTGCCACTGGGTCTGGGGCGGCGGCTGGATGGGCCAGATGGGCGCCCTGGACTTCGCGGGCGGCGCGGTGGTCCACATGAGCTCGGGCGCGGCGGCCCTGTGCTGCGCCATCCTCATCGGCAAGCGCAAGGGCCACGGCTCCACCGCCTTCATCCCGCACAACCTGCCCATGACCATCCTGGGCGCGGCCATCCTCTGGTTCGGCTGGTTCGGCTTCAACGCGGGCTCCGCCCTGGCCGCCGACGGCGCGGCCGCCAACGCCTTCGTGACCACGCACATGGCCACGGCCGCCGCGGCCCTATCCTGGATCATCGCCGAGTGGATGCACGGCGGCAAGGCCACCACCCTGGGCGCGGCCTCGGGCGCGGTGGCCGGACTGGTGGCCATCACCCCGGCCGCCGGGTTCGTCACGCCCATGTGGGCCATCGTCCTCGGCCTGGGCGCGGGCGTGCTCTGCTACGGCGGGATCATGCTCAAGAACAAGTTCGGCTACGACGACGCGCTCGACGTGGTCGGCATCCACGGCCTGGGCGGCACCTACGGCGCCCTGGCCACCGGCCTCCTGGCCACGGTCAACGCCGAGGGGCTGATCGCGGGCAATGCCCACCAGCTGTGGGTCCAGTTCGTCTCCGTGGTGGCCACCTGGGCGTTCTGCTTCGCCATGACCTTCGTCATCTTCAAGGCGGTGGACGCCACCATCGGCATGCGGGCCAGCGACGAGGAGCAGGACAAGGGCATGGACATTGCCGAGCATTCCGAGACCGGTTATCAGTGGTAG
- a CDS encoding P-II family nitrogen regulator encodes MKKIEIITRTFKLDDVKTALSGIGVKGMTVSEVKGFGRQGGHKEVYRGAEYQVDFVPKIKIEAVVEDDFAPEVVEAARAAARTGEVGDGKIFVSTIDEVVRIRTGETGVEAI; translated from the coding sequence ATGAAGAAAATCGAAATCATCACCCGGACGTTCAAGCTCGACGACGTCAAGACCGCCCTCTCCGGCATCGGCGTGAAGGGCATGACCGTCAGCGAAGTCAAGGGGTTCGGCCGCCAGGGCGGCCACAAGGAAGTCTATCGCGGGGCCGAGTACCAGGTGGACTTCGTGCCCAAGATCAAGATCGAGGCCGTGGTCGAGGACGACTTCGCGCCCGAGGTGGTCGAGGCGGCCCGCGCGGCCGCGCGCACCGGCGAGGTGGGCGACGGCAAGATCTTCGTCTCGACCATCGACGAGGTGGTCCGCATCCGCACCGGCGAGACCGGCGTGGAGGCCATCTAG